The following are encoded together in the Mesoplodon densirostris isolate mMesDen1 chromosome 2, mMesDen1 primary haplotype, whole genome shotgun sequence genome:
- the MEX3A gene encoding RNA-binding protein MEX3A, protein MPSLVVSGIMERNGGFGELGCFGGSAKDRGLLEDERALQLALDQLCLLGLGEPPAPTAGEDGGGGGGGAPAQPAAPPQPAPPPPPAAPPAAPTAAPAAQTPQPPTAPKGASDAKLCALYKEAELRLKGSSNTTECVPVPTSEHVAEIVGRQGCKIKALRAKTNTYIKTPVRGEEPVFMVTGRREDVATARREIISAAEHFSMIRASRNKSGAAFGVAPALPGQVTIRVRVPYRVVGLVVGPKGATIKRIQQQTNTYIITPSRDRDPVFEITGAPGNVERAREEIETHIAVRTGKILEYNNENDFLAGSPDAALDSRYSEAWRVHPPGCKPLSTFRQNSLGCIGECGVDSGFEAPRLGEQGGDFGYGGYLFPGYGVGKQDVYYGVAETSPPLWAGQENATPTSVLFSSASSSSSSSAKARAGPPGAHRSPSASAGPELAGLPRRPPGEPLQGFSKLGGGGLRSPGGGRDCMVCFESEVTAALVPCGHNLFCMECAVRICERTDPECPVCHITATQAIRIFS, encoded by the exons ATGCCTAGTCTAGTGGTATCTGGAATAATGGAAAGAAATGGGGGCTTTGGAGAACTAGGATGTTTCGGGGGAAGCGCTAAGGACCGAGGGCTGCTGGAAGACGAGCGCGCCCTTCAGCTGGCTCTCGATCAACTCTGCCTCCTGGGTTTGGGGGAGCCCCCCGCCCCCACGGCGGGCGAGgacgggggaggtggggggggcggCGCCCCCGCGCAGCCGGCCGCCCCCCCGCAgccggccccgccgccgccgcccgcggcGCCCCCGGCCGCCCCGACGGCGGCCCCCGCGGCGCAGACGCCCCAACCCCCCACCGCCCCCAAAGGGGCCAGCGACGCCAAGCTCTGCGCTCTCTACAAAGAGGCCGAGCTGCGCCTGAAGGGCAGCAGCAACACCACCGAGTGTGTACCCGTGCCCACCTCCGAGCACGTGGCCGAGATCGTGGGCAGGCAAG GCTGCAAGATTAAGGCTCTGAGGGCCAAGACCAACACCTACATCAAGACACCGGTGCGAGGCGAGGAGCCAGTGTTCATGGTGACCGGGCGGCGGGAGGACGTGGCCACAGCGCGACGTGAAATCATCTCAGCAGCTGAGCACTTCTCCATGATCCGGGCCTCCCGCAACAAGTCGGGCGCCGCCTTTGGCGTGGCGCCTGCTCTGCCCGGCCAAGTGACTATTCGTGTGCGGGTGCCCTACCGCGtggtggggctggtggtgggCCCCAAGGGGGCAACCATCAAACGCATCCAGCAGCAGACCAACACGTACATTATCACGCCAAGCAGGGACAGAGACCCGGTGTTCGAGATCACCGGTGCCCCGGGCAACGTGGAGCGTGCGCGCGAGGAGATCGAGACGCACATCGCGGTCCGCACAGGCAAGATCCTCGAGTACAACAATGAAAACGACTTCCTGGCTGGGAGCCCCGACGCCGCGCTTGATAGCCGCTACTCCGAGGCCTGGCGGGTGCACCCGCCTGGCTGCAAGCCCCTCTCCACCTTCAGGCAGAACAGTCTGGGCTGCATCGGCGAGTGTGGAGTGGACTCTGGTTTTGAGGCCCCGCGCCTGGGAGAGCAGGGAGGGGACTTTGGCTACGGCGGGTACCTGTTTCCCGGCTACGGCGTGGGCAAGCAGGACGTGTACTACGGGGTGGCGGAGACTAGCCCCCCTCTCTGGGCGGGCCAGGAGAACGCCACGCCCACCTCGGTGCTCTTCTCTTccgcctcttcctcctcctcctcttccgcCAAGGCCCGCGCTGGGCCCCCGGGCGCGCACCGCTCTCCTTCCGCCTCTGCGGGGCCTGAGCTGGCAGGACTCCCTAGACGCCCGCCGGGAGAGCCGCTCCAGGGCTTCTCTAAACTTGGGGGGGGCGGCCTGCGGAGCCCCGGCGGCGGGCGGGATTGCATGGTGTGCTTCGAGAGTGAGGTGACTGCCGCACTCGTGCCCTGCGGACACAACCTGTTCTGCATGGAGTGTGCAGTACGCATCTGCGAGAGGACGGACCCGGAGTGTCCCGTCTGCCACATCACAGCCACGCAAGCCATCCGAATATTTTCCTAA